From the genome of Plectropomus leopardus isolate mb chromosome 13, YSFRI_Pleo_2.0, whole genome shotgun sequence, one region includes:
- the brd8a gene encoding bromodomain-containing protein 8 isoform X2, with amino-acid sequence MGCRDDRKMANGVGKHKLLVIGPTEPWSVREKLCLATSVMKSGDQNWVSVSRAIKPFAEPGRPPDWFSQKHCASKYSELLETTEAPKRKRGEKGEVVETVEDVIVRRLTADRIEELKRFIKDTQEKHRKLKKEAELIQAGRLDSKLKELWEEILQKKKEEEEEAELKRKNTNTAYQARQAAKNTPKRVPGITMHSPSGCSSPSQEFSPGDPLECLTLDLAPTKNASGSARLMTIAESPGHGNDDISHGSLLDDPTQKKLLGQKATPPPSPLLSELLKKGSILASNSRLIGDGELIEHGAGAHDLQLATPSQPLSQASGAPMLSRLLEAGPSQFSAPLGFMVNPDSASSAPASAATPVPIDSTAAASTEVDVMVPSLPLGCQPVSVEDKVSELSEEDVTVSYMGDELDLKTVGDIIAIIEDKADETAEALDAAAVEAALSLCEENGHALSGAWDAGPFQPHESHPAVPTGVPQSSSLHSSLEGKTEMLEVQGGTSLSSLCSSQDNGLAAFPMGLRGLPPTSSSSCSSKSLEHCHTGAPPQPEAMRETGGLAHQKSQISLDVTKKCESEKWAQQRPEHPHGDSVLEDSPLTERHPKEMKEAGDGISIRGGENASGTKAYNELNGPEVSGEEEGDGAEGFLSEPDGETELEPAASETELEPAASESEDGYSLHTASSSLQPYTTADSIPSSPASSQFSMCSEDLEALQAHKIWKKAIMLVWRAAANHRYANVFLQPVTDEIAPGYHSIVQRPMDLAAIKKNIETGLIRTTAEFQRDIMLMFQNAVMYNSLDHDVYHMALEMQRDVLEQIQQFLATQLIMETSESGISAKSLRGRESTRKQDSTDKDGGTRGRRCAIEADLKMKK; translated from the exons ATGGGATGTCGGGATGACAGGAAGATGGCAAACGGGGTTGGAA AACACAAGCTGCTTGTCATTGGACCAACAGAGCCATGGTCAGTGAGGGAGAAGCTGTGTTTGGCCACATCTGTCATGAAGAGTGGAGACCAGAACTG GGTATCTGTCAGTCGAGCCATCAAACCTTTTGCAGAACCTGGGCGACCACCTGACTGGTTCTCTCAAAAG CACTGTGCCTCCAAGTACTCTGAGCTCCTGGAAACAACAGAGGCCCCAAA GCGGAAGCGTGGTGAGAAAGGTGAAGTGGTGGAGACAGTGGAGGATGTGATAGTACGCAggctgacagctgacagaattGAAGAACTGAAGAGGTTCATCAAAGACACACAGGAGAAGCACAG GAAATTGAAGAAAGAGGCCGAACTGATTCAAGCAGGACGTCTAGATTCCAAATTAAAAGAGTTATGGGAAGAAATTCTGCA gaagaagaaagaggaggaggaggaagcagagttgaaaagaaaaaacacaaatactgcTTATCAGG CCAGACAGGCAGCAAAGAACACACCTAAGCGAGTGCCTGGCATCACCATGCATTCCCCCTCAGGCTGCAGCTCCCCAAGCCAGGAGTTCTCTCCAGGTGACCCACTCGAGTGCTTGACACTGGATCTTGCACCGACCAAAAAT GCTTCAGGTTCAGCCAGATTAATGACGATTGCTGAGTCTCCTGGACACGGTAATGATGACATCAGCCACGGATCACTTCTGGATGACCCTACTCAAAAGAAGCTCCTGGGCCAGAAAGCTACACCCCCGCCATCTCCACTCCTGTCAGAGTTACTGAAGAAAGGCAGTATCCTGGCCTCAAATTCCAGACTG ATTGGGGACGGTGAGCTCATTGAGCACGGCGCAGGAGCACATGATTTGCAGCTGGCTACGCCTAGTCAACCTCTCTCTCAGGCATCAG GTGCCCCAATGTTGTCCCGTCTCCTGGAGGCAGGTCCCAGCCAGTTTTCTGCCCCATTAGGTTTCATGGTCAATCCGGACTCAGCATCCAGTGCTCCTGCCTCTGCTGCCACTCCTGTGCCTATTGACTCTACTGCCGCAGCCAGTACAG AGGTGGATGTGATGGTGCCGTCTTTGCCCCTCGGATGCCAGCCTGTCTCTGTAGAGGACAAAGTGTCAGAGCTCAGTGAGGAGGACGTGACTGTGTCCTACATGGGGGATGAGCTGGACCTGAAGACGGTGGGGGACATTATCGCCATCATTGAGGACAAG GCAGATGAGACTGCAGAGGCTTTGGATGCCGCTGCAGTTGAGGCTGCGCTGTCACTGTGTGAGGAGAACGGCCATGCTTTATCTGGTGCCTGGGATGCTGGGCCTTTCCAGCCCCATGAGTCTCACCCCGCAGTGCCCACTGGGGTCCCACAGTCCTCGTCTCTTCACAGTAGCCTGGAGGGGAAGACAGAAATGTTAGAAGTTCAGGGTGGGACTTCACTCTCCTCTCTGTGCAGCAGCCAAGATAACGGCCTCGCAGCGTTCCCCATGGGACTAAGGGGCCTTCCTCccacctcctcatcctcatgCAGCTCAAAGAGTTTGGAGCACTGCCACACTGGAGCACCTCCACAGCCTGAGGCAATGAGAGAGACTGGAGGGTTGGCGCACCAGAAAAGCCAAATTTCTTTGGATGTTACTAAAAAATGTGAGAGTGAGAAGTGGGCACAGCAGAGACCTGAACACCCCCATGGAG ACTCAGTATTAGAAGATAGCCCACTGACAGAAAGGCATCCCAAG GAGATGAAAGAAGCGGGGGATGGAATAAGCATTAGAGGAGGAGAGAATGCCTCAGGGACTAAAGCGTACAATGAGCTCAATGGGCCAGAAGTGAGTGGAGAAGAAGAGGGTGATGGGGCGGAGGGATTCTTGTCAGAGCCAGACGGCGAGACGGAGCTGGAACCCGCGGCCAGCGAGACGGAGCTAGAACCCGCGGCCAGTGAGAGTGAGGACGGATACAGCCTCCACACGGCCTCCTCGTCTCTGCAGCCTTACACAACTGCAGACTCCATCCCCAGCAGCCCTGCCTCATCCCAGTT TTCTATGTGCAGTGAGGACCTGGAAGCTCTACAGGCTCACAAGATCTGGAAGAAAGCCATCATGCTAGTGTGGCGTGCggcagccaatcacag GTATGCAAATGTCTTCCTGCAGCCAGTAACAGATGAAATTGCACCTGGGTACCACAGTATCGTGCAGAG GCCAATGGACCTGGCTGCCATAAAAAAGAACATTGAGACTGGTTTGATACGAACCACGGCCGAGTTCCAGCGGGACATCATGCTGATGTTTCAGAACGCCGTCATGTACAACAGCCTGGATCATGACGTGTACCACATGGCTCTGGAGATGCAGCGTGATGTCCTGGAGCAGATCCAGCAGTTTCTGGCTACCCAGCTCATCATGGAGACATCAGAGTCTGGTATCAGCGCCAAGAGCCTGAGGGGCCGTGAGAGCACACGCAAACAGGACTCTACTGACAAG GACGGAGGCACCAGAGGGCGCCGTTGTGCCATAGAAGCTGACCTCAAGATGAAGAAATGA
- the brd8a gene encoding bromodomain-containing protein 8 isoform X1, which translates to MGCRDDRKMANGVGKHKLLVIGPTEPWSVREKLCLATSVMKSGDQNWVSVSRAIKPFAEPGRPPDWFSQKHCASKYSELLETTEAPKRKRGEKGEVVETVEDVIVRRLTADRIEELKRFIKDTQEKHRKLKKEAELIQAGRLDSKLKELWEEILQKKKEEEEEAELKRKNTNTAYQARQAAKNTPKRVPGITMHSPSGCSSPSQEFSPGDPLECLTLDLAPTKNASGSARLMTIAESPGHGNDDISHGSLLDDPTQKKLLGQKATPPPSPLLSELLKKGSILASNSRLIGDGELIEHGAGAHDLQLATPSQPLSQASGAPMLSRLLEAGPSQFSAPLGFMVNPDSASSAPASAATPVPIDSTAAASTEVDVMVPSLPLGCQPVSVEDKVSELSEEDVTVSYMGDELDLKTVGDIIAIIEDKADETAEALDAAAVEAALSLCEENGHALSGAWDAGPFQPHESHPAVPTGVPQSSSLHSSLEGKTEMLEVQGGTSLSSLCSSQDNGLAAFPMGLRGLPPTSSSSCSSKSLEHCHTGAPPQPEAMRETGGLAHQKSQISLDVTKKCESEKWAQQRPEHPHGDSVLEDSPLTERHPKEMKEAGDGISIRGGENASGTKAYNELNGPEVSGEEEGDGAEGFLSEPDGETELEPAASETELEPAASESEDGYSLHTASSSLQPYTTADSIPSSPASSQFSMCSEDLEALQAHKIWKKAIMLVWRAAANHRYANVFLQPVTDEIAPGYHSIVQRPMDLAAIKKNIETGLIRTTAEFQRDIMLMFQNAVMYNSLDHDVYHMALEMQRDVLEQIQQFLATQLIMETSESGISAKSLRGRESTRKQDSTDKDTVSMSSPAFLLSLFDGGTRGRRCAIEADLKMKK; encoded by the exons ATGGGATGTCGGGATGACAGGAAGATGGCAAACGGGGTTGGAA AACACAAGCTGCTTGTCATTGGACCAACAGAGCCATGGTCAGTGAGGGAGAAGCTGTGTTTGGCCACATCTGTCATGAAGAGTGGAGACCAGAACTG GGTATCTGTCAGTCGAGCCATCAAACCTTTTGCAGAACCTGGGCGACCACCTGACTGGTTCTCTCAAAAG CACTGTGCCTCCAAGTACTCTGAGCTCCTGGAAACAACAGAGGCCCCAAA GCGGAAGCGTGGTGAGAAAGGTGAAGTGGTGGAGACAGTGGAGGATGTGATAGTACGCAggctgacagctgacagaattGAAGAACTGAAGAGGTTCATCAAAGACACACAGGAGAAGCACAG GAAATTGAAGAAAGAGGCCGAACTGATTCAAGCAGGACGTCTAGATTCCAAATTAAAAGAGTTATGGGAAGAAATTCTGCA gaagaagaaagaggaggaggaggaagcagagttgaaaagaaaaaacacaaatactgcTTATCAGG CCAGACAGGCAGCAAAGAACACACCTAAGCGAGTGCCTGGCATCACCATGCATTCCCCCTCAGGCTGCAGCTCCCCAAGCCAGGAGTTCTCTCCAGGTGACCCACTCGAGTGCTTGACACTGGATCTTGCACCGACCAAAAAT GCTTCAGGTTCAGCCAGATTAATGACGATTGCTGAGTCTCCTGGACACGGTAATGATGACATCAGCCACGGATCACTTCTGGATGACCCTACTCAAAAGAAGCTCCTGGGCCAGAAAGCTACACCCCCGCCATCTCCACTCCTGTCAGAGTTACTGAAGAAAGGCAGTATCCTGGCCTCAAATTCCAGACTG ATTGGGGACGGTGAGCTCATTGAGCACGGCGCAGGAGCACATGATTTGCAGCTGGCTACGCCTAGTCAACCTCTCTCTCAGGCATCAG GTGCCCCAATGTTGTCCCGTCTCCTGGAGGCAGGTCCCAGCCAGTTTTCTGCCCCATTAGGTTTCATGGTCAATCCGGACTCAGCATCCAGTGCTCCTGCCTCTGCTGCCACTCCTGTGCCTATTGACTCTACTGCCGCAGCCAGTACAG AGGTGGATGTGATGGTGCCGTCTTTGCCCCTCGGATGCCAGCCTGTCTCTGTAGAGGACAAAGTGTCAGAGCTCAGTGAGGAGGACGTGACTGTGTCCTACATGGGGGATGAGCTGGACCTGAAGACGGTGGGGGACATTATCGCCATCATTGAGGACAAG GCAGATGAGACTGCAGAGGCTTTGGATGCCGCTGCAGTTGAGGCTGCGCTGTCACTGTGTGAGGAGAACGGCCATGCTTTATCTGGTGCCTGGGATGCTGGGCCTTTCCAGCCCCATGAGTCTCACCCCGCAGTGCCCACTGGGGTCCCACAGTCCTCGTCTCTTCACAGTAGCCTGGAGGGGAAGACAGAAATGTTAGAAGTTCAGGGTGGGACTTCACTCTCCTCTCTGTGCAGCAGCCAAGATAACGGCCTCGCAGCGTTCCCCATGGGACTAAGGGGCCTTCCTCccacctcctcatcctcatgCAGCTCAAAGAGTTTGGAGCACTGCCACACTGGAGCACCTCCACAGCCTGAGGCAATGAGAGAGACTGGAGGGTTGGCGCACCAGAAAAGCCAAATTTCTTTGGATGTTACTAAAAAATGTGAGAGTGAGAAGTGGGCACAGCAGAGACCTGAACACCCCCATGGAG ACTCAGTATTAGAAGATAGCCCACTGACAGAAAGGCATCCCAAG GAGATGAAAGAAGCGGGGGATGGAATAAGCATTAGAGGAGGAGAGAATGCCTCAGGGACTAAAGCGTACAATGAGCTCAATGGGCCAGAAGTGAGTGGAGAAGAAGAGGGTGATGGGGCGGAGGGATTCTTGTCAGAGCCAGACGGCGAGACGGAGCTGGAACCCGCGGCCAGCGAGACGGAGCTAGAACCCGCGGCCAGTGAGAGTGAGGACGGATACAGCCTCCACACGGCCTCCTCGTCTCTGCAGCCTTACACAACTGCAGACTCCATCCCCAGCAGCCCTGCCTCATCCCAGTT TTCTATGTGCAGTGAGGACCTGGAAGCTCTACAGGCTCACAAGATCTGGAAGAAAGCCATCATGCTAGTGTGGCGTGCggcagccaatcacag GTATGCAAATGTCTTCCTGCAGCCAGTAACAGATGAAATTGCACCTGGGTACCACAGTATCGTGCAGAG GCCAATGGACCTGGCTGCCATAAAAAAGAACATTGAGACTGGTTTGATACGAACCACGGCCGAGTTCCAGCGGGACATCATGCTGATGTTTCAGAACGCCGTCATGTACAACAGCCTGGATCATGACGTGTACCACATGGCTCTGGAGATGCAGCGTGATGTCCTGGAGCAGATCCAGCAGTTTCTGGCTACCCAGCTCATCATGGAGACATCAGAGTCTGGTATCAGCGCCAAGAGCCTGAGGGGCCGTGAGAGCACACGCAAACAGGACTCTACTGACAAG GACACTGTCTCCATGTCCTCTCCTGccttccttctttctcttttt GACGGAGGCACCAGAGGGCGCCGTTGTGCCATAGAAGCTGACCTCAAGATGAAGAAATGA
- the brd8a gene encoding bromodomain-containing protein 8 isoform X4, translating to MGCRDDRKMANGVGKHKLLVIGPTEPWSVREKLCLATSVMKSGDQNWVSVSRAIKPFAEPGRPPDWFSQKHCASKYSELLETTEAPKRKRGEKGEVVETVEDVIVRRLTADRIEELKRFIKDTQEKHRKLKKEAELIQAGRLDSKLKELWEEILQKKKEEEEEAELKRKNTNTAYQARQAAKNTPKRVPGITMHSPSGCSSPSQEFSPGDPLECLTLDLAPTKNASGSARLMTIAESPGHGNDDISHGSLLDDPTQKKLLGQKATPPPSPLLSELLKKGSILASNSRLIGDGELIEHGAGAHDLQLATPSQPLSQASGAPMLSRLLEAGPSQFSAPLGFMVNPDSASSAPASAATPVPIDSTAAASTEVDVMVPSLPLGCQPVSVEDKVSELSEEDVTVSYMGDELDLKTVGDIIAIIEDKEMKEAGDGISIRGGENASGTKAYNELNGPEVSGEEEGDGAEGFLSEPDGETELEPAASETELEPAASESEDGYSLHTASSSLQPYTTADSIPSSPASSQFSMCSEDLEALQAHKIWKKAIMLVWRAAANHRYANVFLQPVTDEIAPGYHSIVQRPMDLAAIKKNIETGLIRTTAEFQRDIMLMFQNAVMYNSLDHDVYHMALEMQRDVLEQIQQFLATQLIMETSESGISAKSLRGRESTRKQDSTDKDTVSMSSPAFLLSLFDGGTRGRRCAIEADLKMKK from the exons ATGGGATGTCGGGATGACAGGAAGATGGCAAACGGGGTTGGAA AACACAAGCTGCTTGTCATTGGACCAACAGAGCCATGGTCAGTGAGGGAGAAGCTGTGTTTGGCCACATCTGTCATGAAGAGTGGAGACCAGAACTG GGTATCTGTCAGTCGAGCCATCAAACCTTTTGCAGAACCTGGGCGACCACCTGACTGGTTCTCTCAAAAG CACTGTGCCTCCAAGTACTCTGAGCTCCTGGAAACAACAGAGGCCCCAAA GCGGAAGCGTGGTGAGAAAGGTGAAGTGGTGGAGACAGTGGAGGATGTGATAGTACGCAggctgacagctgacagaattGAAGAACTGAAGAGGTTCATCAAAGACACACAGGAGAAGCACAG GAAATTGAAGAAAGAGGCCGAACTGATTCAAGCAGGACGTCTAGATTCCAAATTAAAAGAGTTATGGGAAGAAATTCTGCA gaagaagaaagaggaggaggaggaagcagagttgaaaagaaaaaacacaaatactgcTTATCAGG CCAGACAGGCAGCAAAGAACACACCTAAGCGAGTGCCTGGCATCACCATGCATTCCCCCTCAGGCTGCAGCTCCCCAAGCCAGGAGTTCTCTCCAGGTGACCCACTCGAGTGCTTGACACTGGATCTTGCACCGACCAAAAAT GCTTCAGGTTCAGCCAGATTAATGACGATTGCTGAGTCTCCTGGACACGGTAATGATGACATCAGCCACGGATCACTTCTGGATGACCCTACTCAAAAGAAGCTCCTGGGCCAGAAAGCTACACCCCCGCCATCTCCACTCCTGTCAGAGTTACTGAAGAAAGGCAGTATCCTGGCCTCAAATTCCAGACTG ATTGGGGACGGTGAGCTCATTGAGCACGGCGCAGGAGCACATGATTTGCAGCTGGCTACGCCTAGTCAACCTCTCTCTCAGGCATCAG GTGCCCCAATGTTGTCCCGTCTCCTGGAGGCAGGTCCCAGCCAGTTTTCTGCCCCATTAGGTTTCATGGTCAATCCGGACTCAGCATCCAGTGCTCCTGCCTCTGCTGCCACTCCTGTGCCTATTGACTCTACTGCCGCAGCCAGTACAG AGGTGGATGTGATGGTGCCGTCTTTGCCCCTCGGATGCCAGCCTGTCTCTGTAGAGGACAAAGTGTCAGAGCTCAGTGAGGAGGACGTGACTGTGTCCTACATGGGGGATGAGCTGGACCTGAAGACGGTGGGGGACATTATCGCCATCATTGAGGACAAG GAGATGAAAGAAGCGGGGGATGGAATAAGCATTAGAGGAGGAGAGAATGCCTCAGGGACTAAAGCGTACAATGAGCTCAATGGGCCAGAAGTGAGTGGAGAAGAAGAGGGTGATGGGGCGGAGGGATTCTTGTCAGAGCCAGACGGCGAGACGGAGCTGGAACCCGCGGCCAGCGAGACGGAGCTAGAACCCGCGGCCAGTGAGAGTGAGGACGGATACAGCCTCCACACGGCCTCCTCGTCTCTGCAGCCTTACACAACTGCAGACTCCATCCCCAGCAGCCCTGCCTCATCCCAGTT TTCTATGTGCAGTGAGGACCTGGAAGCTCTACAGGCTCACAAGATCTGGAAGAAAGCCATCATGCTAGTGTGGCGTGCggcagccaatcacag GTATGCAAATGTCTTCCTGCAGCCAGTAACAGATGAAATTGCACCTGGGTACCACAGTATCGTGCAGAG GCCAATGGACCTGGCTGCCATAAAAAAGAACATTGAGACTGGTTTGATACGAACCACGGCCGAGTTCCAGCGGGACATCATGCTGATGTTTCAGAACGCCGTCATGTACAACAGCCTGGATCATGACGTGTACCACATGGCTCTGGAGATGCAGCGTGATGTCCTGGAGCAGATCCAGCAGTTTCTGGCTACCCAGCTCATCATGGAGACATCAGAGTCTGGTATCAGCGCCAAGAGCCTGAGGGGCCGTGAGAGCACACGCAAACAGGACTCTACTGACAAG GACACTGTCTCCATGTCCTCTCCTGccttccttctttctcttttt GACGGAGGCACCAGAGGGCGCCGTTGTGCCATAGAAGCTGACCTCAAGATGAAGAAATGA
- the brd8a gene encoding bromodomain-containing protein 8 isoform X3: MGCRDDRKMANGVGKHKLLVIGPTEPWSVREKLCLATSVMKSGDQNWVSVSRAIKPFAEPGRPPDWFSQKHCASKYSELLETTEAPKRKRGEKGEVVETVEDVIVRRLTADRIEELKRFIKDTQEKHRKLKKEAELIQAGRLDSKLKELWEEILQKKKEEEEEAELKRKNTNTAYQARQAAKNTPKRVPGITMHSPSGCSSPSQEFSPGDPLECLTLDLAPTKNASGSARLMTIAESPGHGNDDISHGSLLDDPTQKKLLGQKATPPPSPLLSELLKKGSILASNSRLIGDGELIEHGAGAHDLQLATPSQPLSQASGAPMLSRLLEAGPSQFSAPLGFMVNPDSASSAPASAATPVPIDSTAAASTEVDVMVPSLPLGCQPVSVEDKVSELSEEDVTVSYMGDELDLKTVGDIIAIIEDKADETAEALDAAAVEAALSLCEENGHALSGAWDAGPFQPHESHPAVPTGVPQSSSLHSSLEGKTEMLEVQGGTSLSSLCSSQDNGLAAFPMGLRGLPPTSSSSCSSKSLEHCHTGAPPQPEAMRETGGLAHQKSQISLDVTKKCESEKWAQQRPEHPHGDSVLEDSPLTERHPKEMKEAGDGISIRGGENASGTKAYNELNGPEVSGEEEGDGAEGFLSEPDGETELEPAASETELEPAASESEDGYSLHTASSSLQPYTTADSIPSSPASSQFSMCSEDLEALQAHKIWKKAIMLVWRAAANHRYANVFLQPVTDEIAPGYHSIVQRPMDLAAIKKNIETGLIRTTAEFQRDIMLMFQNAVMYNSLDHDVYHMALEMQRDVLEQIQQFLATQLIMETSESGISAKSLRGRESTRKQDSTDKVLH, from the exons ATGGGATGTCGGGATGACAGGAAGATGGCAAACGGGGTTGGAA AACACAAGCTGCTTGTCATTGGACCAACAGAGCCATGGTCAGTGAGGGAGAAGCTGTGTTTGGCCACATCTGTCATGAAGAGTGGAGACCAGAACTG GGTATCTGTCAGTCGAGCCATCAAACCTTTTGCAGAACCTGGGCGACCACCTGACTGGTTCTCTCAAAAG CACTGTGCCTCCAAGTACTCTGAGCTCCTGGAAACAACAGAGGCCCCAAA GCGGAAGCGTGGTGAGAAAGGTGAAGTGGTGGAGACAGTGGAGGATGTGATAGTACGCAggctgacagctgacagaattGAAGAACTGAAGAGGTTCATCAAAGACACACAGGAGAAGCACAG GAAATTGAAGAAAGAGGCCGAACTGATTCAAGCAGGACGTCTAGATTCCAAATTAAAAGAGTTATGGGAAGAAATTCTGCA gaagaagaaagaggaggaggaggaagcagagttgaaaagaaaaaacacaaatactgcTTATCAGG CCAGACAGGCAGCAAAGAACACACCTAAGCGAGTGCCTGGCATCACCATGCATTCCCCCTCAGGCTGCAGCTCCCCAAGCCAGGAGTTCTCTCCAGGTGACCCACTCGAGTGCTTGACACTGGATCTTGCACCGACCAAAAAT GCTTCAGGTTCAGCCAGATTAATGACGATTGCTGAGTCTCCTGGACACGGTAATGATGACATCAGCCACGGATCACTTCTGGATGACCCTACTCAAAAGAAGCTCCTGGGCCAGAAAGCTACACCCCCGCCATCTCCACTCCTGTCAGAGTTACTGAAGAAAGGCAGTATCCTGGCCTCAAATTCCAGACTG ATTGGGGACGGTGAGCTCATTGAGCACGGCGCAGGAGCACATGATTTGCAGCTGGCTACGCCTAGTCAACCTCTCTCTCAGGCATCAG GTGCCCCAATGTTGTCCCGTCTCCTGGAGGCAGGTCCCAGCCAGTTTTCTGCCCCATTAGGTTTCATGGTCAATCCGGACTCAGCATCCAGTGCTCCTGCCTCTGCTGCCACTCCTGTGCCTATTGACTCTACTGCCGCAGCCAGTACAG AGGTGGATGTGATGGTGCCGTCTTTGCCCCTCGGATGCCAGCCTGTCTCTGTAGAGGACAAAGTGTCAGAGCTCAGTGAGGAGGACGTGACTGTGTCCTACATGGGGGATGAGCTGGACCTGAAGACGGTGGGGGACATTATCGCCATCATTGAGGACAAG GCAGATGAGACTGCAGAGGCTTTGGATGCCGCTGCAGTTGAGGCTGCGCTGTCACTGTGTGAGGAGAACGGCCATGCTTTATCTGGTGCCTGGGATGCTGGGCCTTTCCAGCCCCATGAGTCTCACCCCGCAGTGCCCACTGGGGTCCCACAGTCCTCGTCTCTTCACAGTAGCCTGGAGGGGAAGACAGAAATGTTAGAAGTTCAGGGTGGGACTTCACTCTCCTCTCTGTGCAGCAGCCAAGATAACGGCCTCGCAGCGTTCCCCATGGGACTAAGGGGCCTTCCTCccacctcctcatcctcatgCAGCTCAAAGAGTTTGGAGCACTGCCACACTGGAGCACCTCCACAGCCTGAGGCAATGAGAGAGACTGGAGGGTTGGCGCACCAGAAAAGCCAAATTTCTTTGGATGTTACTAAAAAATGTGAGAGTGAGAAGTGGGCACAGCAGAGACCTGAACACCCCCATGGAG ACTCAGTATTAGAAGATAGCCCACTGACAGAAAGGCATCCCAAG GAGATGAAAGAAGCGGGGGATGGAATAAGCATTAGAGGAGGAGAGAATGCCTCAGGGACTAAAGCGTACAATGAGCTCAATGGGCCAGAAGTGAGTGGAGAAGAAGAGGGTGATGGGGCGGAGGGATTCTTGTCAGAGCCAGACGGCGAGACGGAGCTGGAACCCGCGGCCAGCGAGACGGAGCTAGAACCCGCGGCCAGTGAGAGTGAGGACGGATACAGCCTCCACACGGCCTCCTCGTCTCTGCAGCCTTACACAACTGCAGACTCCATCCCCAGCAGCCCTGCCTCATCCCAGTT TTCTATGTGCAGTGAGGACCTGGAAGCTCTACAGGCTCACAAGATCTGGAAGAAAGCCATCATGCTAGTGTGGCGTGCggcagccaatcacag GTATGCAAATGTCTTCCTGCAGCCAGTAACAGATGAAATTGCACCTGGGTACCACAGTATCGTGCAGAG GCCAATGGACCTGGCTGCCATAAAAAAGAACATTGAGACTGGTTTGATACGAACCACGGCCGAGTTCCAGCGGGACATCATGCTGATGTTTCAGAACGCCGTCATGTACAACAGCCTGGATCATGACGTGTACCACATGGCTCTGGAGATGCAGCGTGATGTCCTGGAGCAGATCCAGCAGTTTCTGGCTACCCAGCTCATCATGGAGACATCAGAGTCTGGTATCAGCGCCAAGAGCCTGAGGGGCCGTGAGAGCACACGCAAACAGGACTCTACTGACAAGGTGCTTCACTAG
- the tmem45b gene encoding transmembrane protein 45B, whose translation MANFGGHAIPGSFFLLYGFWLVVKYVLQHSWRTSQPKGRRIMPPFFKKMAYIEGGLQIFASFVGIMVEQFVVDGPHAHLYNTETNSWVKLMNWQHGTMYLFFGISGIALVASTACKLVPAGVDRLTLSLALFVEGFLFYYHVHSRPPLDAHIHSLLLVAVFSGSASTMLEIFIKDNIILELFGACMFILQGSWFYQIGFVLYPLSGPEWDLKLHDNIMFITMCFCWHLAVALLLVACTSSVVWFTVKRFSGRGRDIEIGMRTTSSKESSQKALLEESDEE comes from the exons ATGGCCAACTTTGGAGGACATGCCATTCCTGgctcttttttcctcttgtatGGCTTTTGGCTAGTTGTGAAATACGTTCTTCAACACTCCTGGAGGACAAGTCAGCCCAAAGGAAGACGGATTATGCctcctttctttaaaaaaatggcctaCATAGAGGGAGGATTACAAATCTTTGCTTCATTTGTTG GTATTATGGTAGAACAGTTTGTGGTGGACGGTCCACATGCCCACCTCTACAACACAGAGACCAATTCATGGGTCAAGCTGATGAACTGGCAGCATGGCACAATGTATCTGTTTTTTGGGATCTCTGGAATAGCACTGGTTGCCAGTACTGCATGCAAACTGGTGCCAGCTGGTGTTGACCGCCTTACTCTCTCCTTGGCTCTTTTTGTTGAGG GGTTTCTGTTTTACTACCACGTGCACAGTCGGCCCCCTCTGGACGCTCACATCCACTCCCTGCTGCTTGTGGCTGTGTTCAGTGGATCGGCCAGCACCATGTTGGAGATTTTCATAAAAGACAACATTATTTTGGAGCTGTTTGGAGCATGCATGTTCATCCTGCAGGGCTCATGGTTCTACCAG ATTGGATTTGTACTTTACCCATTAAGTGGACCAGAGTGGGACCTGAAACTGCACGACAACATCATGTTCATCACAATGTGCTTCTGCTGGCATTTAGCTGTGGCCCTGCTTTTAGTCGCCTGCACCTCCTCTGTGGTTTGGTT CACAGTAAAGCGATTCTCAGGAAGGGGACGGGACATAGAAATTGGAATGCGAACTACATCCTCCAAAGAAAGCTCCCAGAAAGCTTTGCTGGAAGAGTCGGATGAAGAGTAA